Proteins encoded in a region of the Leifsonia sp. PS1209 genome:
- a CDS encoding PadR family transcriptional regulator translates to MNTSFPAGATGPGLNADTMWQAFEQLRSTFEKRVTPRMGRGDVRAAVLVLLAEKPMHGYQIIREIEERSGGSWRPSAGSVYPTLQLLADEGLLTAEESNGRKTYALTEGGRAEAEAAGPAPWESSAGSAGNATDGPGFGALPKAAFELAQAAGQVRRTGTPAQVDQAAAVLDEARRKLYSILAQD, encoded by the coding sequence ATGAACACGTCCTTCCCGGCCGGCGCCACCGGCCCCGGACTCAACGCCGACACCATGTGGCAGGCGTTCGAGCAGCTGCGCTCCACCTTCGAAAAGCGCGTCACGCCGCGCATGGGCCGCGGCGATGTCCGCGCCGCCGTCCTCGTGCTGCTCGCCGAGAAGCCCATGCACGGATATCAGATCATCCGCGAGATCGAGGAGCGCAGCGGCGGCAGCTGGAGGCCGAGCGCCGGTTCCGTCTATCCCACGCTGCAGCTGCTCGCCGACGAGGGGCTGCTCACCGCCGAGGAGTCGAACGGCCGGAAGACGTACGCGCTCACCGAGGGCGGTCGCGCCGAGGCGGAGGCCGCTGGTCCTGCGCCGTGGGAGTCCAGCGCTGGTAGCGCAGGCAACGCCACAGACGGCCCGGGCTTCGGCGCCCTCCCCAAGGCCGCCTTCGAGCTCGCGCAGGCCGCAGGCCAAGTGCGCCGCACCGGCACGCCGGCGCAGGTCGACCAGGCCGCCGCGGTGCTCGACGAGGCGCGGCGGAAACTGTACTCGATTCTCGCCCAGGACTGA
- a CDS encoding AarF/UbiB family protein produces MAVTWWYELFLPRIGLQRVADRTRSKRMRRFAQRFHGLAVDLGGLMIKVGQFMSSRLDVLPPEITAELEGLQDEVPPVSFSAIRELAEAELGVPLGQAFAQVDETPVAAASLGQAHRARLSPIDAADTGLDGVVIKVQRPGIGAIVDVDLAALRKVGGWLSRVRLVSDRVDMPALVEEFATTSLEEIDYLHEAANAERFAEQFAGDPRVAVPEVVWERTTRRVLTLQDVTAIKITDTDALDAAGIDPAQVAPVFASVMFDQLFTNGFFHADPHPGNIFVTPVAPVTAAASPAPDAPVAPDTRPWKLTFIDFGMMGEVPSSTRSGLRKLLIAAASRDGRGLVDAMRDVGVLLPTAETTELEKAMTHLFARFGGMGFAELREVDPREFRDFAVQFGDVVRSLPFQLPENFLLIIRAMSLTSGVCSALDPEFNLWDSVEPYAAQLLRDERGNVVQDLAKQAVEIAGIALRLPKRVDALLDRIDDGTVEVRSPRLEQRVASLDRTARRVVSAILFGALLISGAVLHAGEPVFGTVLMALSVLPLLHALFAGRRRR; encoded by the coding sequence CTGGCCGTGACCTGGTGGTACGAGCTGTTCCTCCCGCGGATCGGCCTGCAGCGGGTCGCCGATCGCACCCGGTCGAAGCGGATGCGGCGCTTCGCCCAGCGGTTCCACGGCCTCGCCGTCGACCTCGGCGGGCTGATGATCAAGGTCGGGCAGTTCATGTCATCCAGGCTGGATGTGCTGCCTCCCGAAATCACCGCCGAGCTGGAGGGGCTCCAGGATGAGGTGCCTCCCGTCTCCTTCTCGGCCATCCGGGAGCTGGCGGAGGCCGAGCTGGGCGTCCCGCTCGGCCAGGCGTTCGCGCAGGTCGACGAGACGCCGGTCGCCGCCGCATCCCTCGGCCAGGCGCACCGGGCCCGTCTCTCACCGATCGACGCGGCAGACACCGGACTCGATGGCGTCGTCATCAAGGTGCAGCGCCCCGGCATCGGCGCGATCGTCGACGTCGACCTCGCCGCGCTGCGGAAGGTCGGCGGCTGGCTGAGCCGCGTGCGGCTCGTGTCCGACCGGGTCGACATGCCGGCGCTGGTGGAGGAGTTCGCGACCACGAGCCTCGAAGAGATCGACTACCTGCACGAGGCCGCGAACGCCGAGCGCTTCGCCGAGCAGTTCGCCGGAGACCCCAGAGTGGCGGTGCCCGAGGTGGTCTGGGAGCGCACGACCAGGCGCGTTCTCACCCTCCAGGACGTGACGGCCATCAAGATCACCGACACCGACGCACTGGATGCGGCGGGCATCGACCCGGCCCAGGTGGCGCCGGTCTTCGCCTCCGTCATGTTCGACCAGCTGTTCACGAACGGCTTCTTCCACGCCGACCCGCACCCCGGCAACATCTTCGTCACGCCGGTCGCGCCCGTCACCGCGGCAGCCTCGCCAGCACCCGACGCACCCGTCGCACCCGACACCCGGCCCTGGAAGCTGACCTTCATCGACTTCGGCATGATGGGCGAGGTCCCGTCCTCCACCCGCAGCGGCCTGCGCAAGCTGCTGATCGCCGCCGCCTCCCGCGACGGTCGCGGACTGGTGGATGCGATGCGCGACGTCGGCGTGCTCCTCCCGACCGCCGAGACCACCGAGCTCGAGAAGGCGATGACGCACCTGTTCGCCCGGTTCGGCGGCATGGGGTTCGCCGAGCTGCGCGAGGTCGACCCGCGCGAGTTCCGCGACTTCGCCGTGCAGTTCGGCGACGTCGTGCGTTCGCTGCCGTTCCAGCTGCCGGAGAACTTCCTGCTGATCATCCGTGCGATGTCGCTCACCTCCGGGGTGTGCAGCGCGCTCGACCCCGAGTTCAACCTGTGGGACTCGGTCGAGCCGTACGCCGCCCAGCTGCTCCGCGACGAGCGGGGGAACGTCGTCCAGGATCTCGCGAAGCAGGCCGTCGAGATCGCGGGCATCGCCCTGCGCCTGCCGAAGCGGGTGGATGCACTGCTCGACCGCATCGACGACGGCACCGTCGAGGTCCGCTCTCCGCGACTGGAGCAACGCGTCGCGTCCCTCGACCGCACGGCGAGACGGGTGGTCTCCGCCATCCTGTTCGGCGCGCTGCTCATCTCGGGCGCTGTGCTGCATGCGGGGGAGCCGGTGTTCGGCACCGTCCTGATGGCGCTGTCGGTCCTGCCGTTGCTGCACGCCCTGTTCGCGGGCCGGCGCAGACGCTAG
- a CDS encoding LysM domain-containing protein: MVHRGKTRRFATALGVGAVIAGVLAGCALFGGAQPTPTRARHTTHSATPTPKRTSDTATGAVGSATPSAAPVPPATLTPVAARTVVAQGDVASPKGSIHFHYRIVSNGNNTYTAEYSGFTSSVPVPVSVTLLEIPPSVGDGLTFHGVGDHPLGGPTTAGASSSALLGDVGQPSYLGTLVIYSAAASADGVPQELGPDKVLAVNSIHWSVPVRESNVHPVDGGARQGATGTVSSTTASGAPKRYAIAPGDNPTDVAARFGIPVEYLLWLNPDLPGDGGNQFLYASTSLNLDPDSL, from the coding sequence ATGGTTCACAGGGGGAAGACGCGCCGTTTCGCGACGGCGCTGGGCGTCGGAGCGGTGATCGCCGGCGTTCTGGCCGGATGCGCACTCTTCGGAGGCGCTCAGCCGACACCAACCCGCGCACGGCACACCACGCACAGCGCGACACCCACCCCGAAGCGGACCTCCGACACGGCGACCGGCGCCGTCGGCAGCGCGACGCCGTCCGCTGCTCCCGTCCCGCCCGCGACACTGACGCCGGTTGCCGCGCGGACGGTCGTCGCGCAGGGCGACGTCGCCTCGCCGAAGGGGAGCATCCACTTCCACTACCGGATCGTGTCGAACGGCAACAACACGTACACGGCCGAATACTCCGGGTTCACCTCGTCGGTCCCCGTCCCGGTGTCCGTGACGCTGCTGGAGATCCCGCCGAGCGTTGGAGACGGACTGACGTTCCACGGGGTCGGCGATCACCCGCTGGGCGGGCCGACCACCGCCGGAGCATCGTCGTCGGCGCTGCTCGGCGACGTCGGGCAGCCGTCCTACCTGGGCACGCTCGTCATATACTCCGCCGCCGCCTCCGCCGACGGTGTGCCGCAGGAGCTCGGGCCGGACAAGGTGCTGGCGGTGAACAGCATCCACTGGTCGGTGCCCGTGCGGGAGTCGAACGTGCACCCGGTGGATGGCGGGGCCAGGCAGGGCGCGACGGGAACGGTCTCGTCGACCACGGCGAGCGGCGCGCCGAAGCGCTATGCGATCGCGCCGGGCGACAACCCGACCGACGTGGCTGCGCGGTTCGGGATCCCGGTGGAGTATCTGCTGTGGCTGAACCCGGATCTGCCGGGAGACGGCGGGAACCAGTTCCTGTACGCATCCACGTCGTTGAATCTGGACCCGGACAGTTTGTAG
- a CDS encoding zinc-binding dehydrogenase, with protein MKALVHHEFGAPETVLAVEERPLPQPGAGQVRVRTLLSPIHNHDLWTVRGTYGFKPSLPAQAGTEAVGVVDALGEGVDTLAVGQRVVTGGTFGVWAQYFVADAAGLIPVPDALPDESAAQLVSMPFSALSLLHSLDLHEGDWLIQNAANGAVGRMVAQLGAARGINVVGLVRRAAGVDELRAQGIDRVIATDGDGWREELAALTGGAPISVGIDSVGGSSAGDVLSTLAVNGTLVVFGAMASPTLELASGDVIFKQATVKGFWGSVVSKEMPADVRGKLFGELIARVSDGTLTLPVAGTYPLDQIDAAVAASNEAGRVGKVLLSA; from the coding sequence ATGAAGGCGCTCGTGCACCACGAGTTCGGCGCCCCGGAGACGGTCCTCGCCGTCGAAGAGCGGCCGCTCCCCCAGCCCGGCGCAGGCCAGGTGCGCGTGCGGACGCTGCTCTCCCCCATCCACAACCACGACCTCTGGACGGTGCGCGGCACATACGGCTTCAAGCCGTCGCTACCTGCGCAGGCCGGAACCGAGGCCGTCGGCGTCGTGGATGCGCTCGGCGAGGGCGTCGACACGCTCGCGGTCGGCCAGCGGGTCGTCACGGGCGGGACCTTCGGCGTGTGGGCGCAGTACTTCGTCGCCGACGCGGCCGGTCTCATCCCGGTTCCGGATGCGCTGCCGGACGAGTCGGCAGCGCAACTGGTCTCGATGCCGTTCAGCGCGCTCAGCCTGCTGCACTCGCTCGATCTGCACGAGGGCGACTGGCTGATCCAGAACGCGGCGAACGGCGCGGTCGGTCGGATGGTCGCCCAGCTCGGCGCGGCGCGCGGGATCAATGTGGTCGGGCTCGTGCGGCGCGCTGCCGGTGTCGACGAGCTGCGCGCTCAGGGGATCGATCGCGTCATCGCGACGGACGGCGACGGCTGGCGCGAGGAACTCGCAGCGCTCACCGGCGGCGCCCCGATCTCGGTCGGGATCGACTCGGTGGGCGGATCGTCGGCCGGGGACGTGCTCTCGACACTCGCGGTCAACGGCACGCTCGTGGTGTTCGGCGCGATGGCGTCGCCGACGCTGGAACTCGCATCCGGTGACGTGATCTTCAAGCAGGCCACGGTCAAGGGATTCTGGGGCAGCGTCGTCAGCAAGGAGATGCCCGCGGACGTGCGCGGGAAGCTGTTCGGCGAGCTGATCGCCCGGGTGTCGGACGGCACCCTGACGCTGCCGGTGGCGGGGACGTACCCGCTGGATCAGATCGACGCGGCCGTCGCGGCGAGCAACGAGGCAGGGCGCGTCGGCAAGGTTCTGCTGAGCGCGTGA
- a CDS encoding organic hydroperoxide resistance protein has protein sequence MNVLYTAEALSTGAGRDGRVATSDNSFALDLAVPKEMGGSGAGTNPEQLFAAGYAACFHSALQAVARSKKVTLTDSSVGGRVQIGPNGEGGYQLSVLLEVVLPGLEASEAQSLADAAHLVCPYSNATRGNIDVTITVSED, from the coding sequence ATGAACGTCCTCTACACCGCAGAAGCCCTCTCGACAGGAGCGGGCCGTGACGGGCGCGTCGCCACAAGCGACAACTCGTTCGCACTGGACCTCGCCGTTCCGAAGGAGATGGGAGGCTCCGGAGCAGGCACGAACCCGGAGCAGCTGTTCGCCGCGGGATACGCGGCCTGCTTCCACTCCGCCCTGCAGGCGGTCGCGCGCAGCAAGAAGGTGACGCTGACCGATTCGTCCGTCGGCGGACGCGTGCAGATCGGCCCGAACGGCGAAGGCGGATACCAGCTGTCCGTGCTGCTCGAGGTCGTCCTCCCCGGCCTGGAGGCGTCGGAGGCGCAGTCGCTCGCCGACGCCGCGCACCTGGTGTGCCCGTACTCGAACGCGACGCGCGGCAACATCGACGTCACGATCACCGTCTCGGAGGACTGA
- a CDS encoding MarR family transcriptional regulator produces the protein MPVTDEMVCFSLYAATRATTQAYRSLLEPWGITYPQYLVLVTLWIEGDQTVSSLGDHLQLDSGTLSPLLRRMEQAGLVRRERRQPDERVVTVAIGDRGRELRSELAHIPARIAAGTGLPDEKSAAALIGTLHHLTETMHAVGAHQPVEH, from the coding sequence ATGCCCGTGACCGATGAGATGGTGTGCTTCTCCCTGTACGCCGCCACCCGTGCGACGACTCAGGCCTATCGTTCGCTGCTCGAACCGTGGGGAATCACCTACCCGCAGTACCTCGTGCTCGTGACGCTGTGGATCGAAGGCGACCAGACCGTCTCCTCGCTCGGCGACCACCTCCAGCTGGACTCGGGGACCCTGTCCCCGCTGCTGCGCCGGATGGAGCAGGCCGGGCTGGTGCGGCGCGAACGGCGGCAGCCGGACGAACGCGTCGTCACCGTCGCCATCGGCGACCGCGGGCGGGAACTGCGTTCCGAGCTTGCGCACATCCCGGCCAGGATCGCCGCGGGAACAGGCCTGCCCGATGAGAAGTCGGCAGCGGCCCTGATCGGAACACTCCACCATCTCACCGAGACGATGCACGCCGTGGGCGCGCACCAGCCGGTCGAGCACTGA
- a CDS encoding GNAT family protein has protein sequence MPASPPPAVDTSLLTAVRTLRGPRLRLEPLGPEHLDAVWSGLQDDETLRLTGTRTRFERDAVARHLSSIQSADDRVDWAIVDEATGEYLGEIVLNELEEEDAVMNFRIALLPGNPGKGYGTEATTLALDHAFHELGLHRVTLDVYSFNPRAQRSYEKAGFVVEGRQRDTLYWDGEWVDSILMSVLSTDTRPSYLP, from the coding sequence ATGCCAGCCTCTCCGCCGCCCGCCGTCGACACCTCGCTCCTGACCGCGGTGCGCACCCTCCGCGGCCCGCGCCTCCGGCTGGAGCCGCTCGGCCCCGAGCACCTGGATGCGGTTTGGAGTGGACTGCAGGATGACGAGACCCTGCGTCTCACCGGCACCCGCACCCGGTTCGAACGGGATGCGGTGGCGCGCCACCTCTCCTCCATCCAGTCGGCCGACGACCGGGTCGATTGGGCCATCGTCGACGAGGCGACGGGGGAGTACCTCGGCGAAATCGTGCTCAACGAACTGGAGGAAGAGGATGCGGTGATGAACTTCCGGATCGCCCTCCTCCCTGGGAACCCGGGCAAGGGATACGGCACGGAGGCGACCACGCTGGCTCTCGACCACGCGTTCCACGAGCTCGGCCTGCACCGCGTCACGCTGGACGTCTACTCCTTCAACCCGCGCGCCCAGCGCTCGTACGAGAAGGCGGGCTTCGTCGTCGAGGGGCGCCAGCGCGACACTCTCTACTGGGACGGCGAGTGGGTGGACTCCATCCTCATGTCCGTGCTCAGCACCGATACGAGGCCGTCCTACCTGCCCTGA
- a CDS encoding mismatch-specific DNA-glycosylase — translation MRFTRAELESYRGAELPDVLSDGVELVFAGINPGLRSAAIGASFANRGNRFYPALRLAGITDRVIDSSEGFLPDDRDHLARRKVGLTTLVNFATAKASELTDEQLIAGRGRLERVAERYRPRVIALLGVTAYRVAFAEPRAVPGRQDRMLGASTVWVVPSPSGLNAHYSLPQLAAAYREAAAAAGIDVGEE, via the coding sequence GTGAGGTTCACGCGCGCGGAGCTCGAGTCCTACCGGGGCGCCGAACTGCCGGACGTTCTCAGCGACGGAGTTGAACTCGTCTTCGCCGGCATCAACCCCGGACTGCGCAGTGCGGCCATCGGAGCGAGCTTCGCCAACCGGGGCAACCGCTTCTACCCCGCGCTGCGGCTGGCCGGTATCACCGACAGGGTGATCGACTCGTCCGAGGGCTTCCTCCCCGACGACCGCGACCACCTCGCGCGCCGGAAGGTCGGGCTGACCACCCTGGTGAACTTCGCGACGGCGAAGGCGTCCGAACTCACCGACGAGCAGCTGATCGCCGGGCGGGGGCGACTCGAGCGGGTGGCGGAGAGGTACCGTCCGCGCGTGATCGCGTTGCTCGGCGTGACCGCCTACCGTGTCGCCTTCGCTGAGCCACGCGCGGTGCCCGGCCGACAGGACAGGATGCTCGGCGCATCCACTGTCTGGGTGGTGCCGAGCCCGAGCGGACTCAACGCGCACTATTCGCTCCCCCAGCTGGCCGCCGCATACCGGGAGGCGGCGGCGGCAGCCGGGATCGACGTCGGCGAGGAGTAG
- a CDS encoding DUF488 family protein codes for MTETPRVRVRRIYEEPSADDGTRVLVDRLWPRGVSRERAHLDAWEKEIAPSTELRTWYGHIPARFDEFAERYTAELADPQRAEILERLRGIAAAGTLTLLTATKDPDISEAAVLAGLLREHPDAAA; via the coding sequence ATGACCGAGACACCACGCGTCAGGGTCCGGCGCATCTACGAGGAGCCGAGCGCAGACGACGGGACACGCGTACTGGTCGACCGCCTCTGGCCGCGCGGCGTGAGCAGGGAGCGCGCCCACCTCGACGCGTGGGAGAAGGAGATCGCCCCGTCCACCGAACTGCGCACCTGGTACGGGCACATCCCCGCCCGCTTCGACGAGTTCGCCGAGCGATACACGGCCGAGCTCGCCGATCCGCAGCGGGCGGAGATCCTGGAGCGGCTGCGCGGCATCGCCGCGGCGGGCACCCTCACACTCCTGACCGCGACGAAGGACCCGGACATCAGCGAAGCCGCCGTGCTGGCAGGACTTCTCCGCGAGCATCCGGATGCTGCCGCGTGA
- a CDS encoding DEAD/DEAH box helicase has product MTAPDTAQDEAETAREATTFSELGLDGAVLKALKDVGYETPSAIQAATIPLLLEGRDVVGLAQTGTGKTAAFALPILSRLDTSQKTPQALVLAPTRELALQVCEAFEKYAAHVRGVHVLPIYGGQGYGVQLSALRRGVHVVVGTPGRIMDHLAKGTLDLSELKYLVLDEADEMLKMGFAEDVETILADTPDDKQVALFSATMPAQIRRISKKYLHDPEEITVKNKTTTSANTTQRYLMVSYPQKVDALTRILEVENFEGMIVFVRTKNETETLAERLRARGYSAAAINGDVAQAQRERTVDQLKSGKLDILVATDVAARGLDVERISHVVNFDIPIDTESYVHRIGRTGRAGRSGAAISFVTPRERRLLAAIEKATRQPLTQMQLPTIEDVNVTRLARFDDAITDALGQEDRIARFRDIITHYVEHHDVPEADVAAALAVVAQGEEPLLLSPEDELSRRVERDGRSAERTRDSRDGRDTRDSRGDRSGRSDRPERRSRPSGKPMASYRLEVGRRQKVEPRQIVGALANEGGLSREDFGAIQILPAFSLVELPADLPGDVLQRLESTRIGGKLIELRPDRRGGTVHRDDRAPRADRDDRPARKPRHK; this is encoded by the coding sequence ATGACAGCACCGGATACAGCGCAGGACGAGGCAGAGACTGCCCGCGAAGCGACGACATTCTCTGAGCTGGGACTCGACGGGGCTGTGCTGAAGGCACTCAAGGACGTGGGTTACGAGACCCCGTCCGCCATCCAGGCCGCGACCATCCCACTCCTCCTCGAAGGCCGCGACGTCGTCGGCCTCGCCCAGACAGGCACCGGCAAGACGGCGGCGTTCGCGCTGCCGATCCTGTCCAGGCTCGACACCTCCCAGAAGACCCCGCAGGCACTCGTCCTCGCACCCACGCGCGAGCTCGCGCTGCAGGTGTGCGAGGCGTTCGAGAAGTACGCAGCGCACGTGCGCGGCGTCCACGTCCTCCCGATCTACGGCGGCCAGGGCTACGGCGTGCAGCTGTCCGCGCTCCGCCGCGGCGTCCACGTGGTCGTCGGCACGCCCGGCCGCATCATGGACCATCTGGCCAAGGGCACCCTCGACCTCTCCGAGCTCAAGTACCTCGTGCTCGACGAGGCGGACGAGATGCTCAAAATGGGCTTCGCCGAAGACGTGGAGACGATCCTCGCCGACACCCCGGACGACAAGCAGGTGGCGCTGTTCTCCGCCACGATGCCGGCCCAGATCCGCCGCATCTCCAAGAAGTACCTGCACGACCCGGAAGAGATCACGGTCAAGAACAAGACCACGACCTCGGCCAACACCACGCAGCGCTACCTGATGGTCTCGTACCCGCAGAAGGTGGATGCGCTCACCCGCATCCTCGAGGTCGAGAACTTCGAGGGCATGATCGTCTTCGTCCGCACCAAGAACGAGACGGAGACGCTCGCCGAGCGCCTGCGCGCCCGCGGATACTCGGCCGCCGCCATCAACGGCGACGTGGCCCAGGCTCAGCGCGAGCGCACCGTCGACCAGCTGAAGTCGGGCAAGCTCGACATCCTGGTGGCGACGGATGTGGCCGCCCGCGGTCTCGATGTGGAGCGCATCAGCCACGTCGTCAACTTCGACATCCCGATCGACACGGAGTCGTACGTGCACCGGATCGGCCGCACCGGCCGCGCCGGCCGCAGCGGCGCCGCGATCAGCTTCGTCACTCCCCGTGAGCGCCGGCTGCTGGCCGCGATCGAGAAGGCCACGCGTCAGCCGCTGACCCAGATGCAGCTGCCCACGATCGAGGACGTCAACGTCACGCGCCTGGCGCGCTTCGACGACGCGATCACGGATGCGCTGGGCCAGGAGGACAGGATCGCCCGCTTCCGCGACATCATCACCCACTACGTGGAGCACCACGACGTGCCGGAGGCCGACGTGGCCGCGGCACTCGCCGTGGTGGCTCAGGGCGAGGAGCCGCTGCTGCTCTCCCCCGAGGACGAGCTCTCCCGCCGGGTGGAGCGCGACGGCCGCAGCGCGGAGCGCACGCGCGACTCGCGCGACGGACGCGACACCCGCGACTCCCGGGGCGACCGCTCCGGTCGTTCGGACCGTCCGGAGCGCCGCAGCCGTCCGAGCGGCAAGCCGATGGCGTCGTACCGTCTGGAGGTGGGCCGCCGTCAGAAGGTGGAGCCGCGCCAGATCGTCGGCGCCCTGGCCAACGAGGGCGGCCTGAGCCGCGAGGACTTCGGAGCCATCCAGATCCTCCCCGCGTTCTCCCTGGTGGAGCTGCCGGCGGATCTGCCAGGAGACGTCCTCCAGCGCCTCGAGAGCACACGCATCGGCGGCAAGCTCATCGAGCTGCGCCCCGACCGCAGGGGCGGCACCGTCCACCGCGACGACCGCGCTCCGCGGGCGGACCGCGACGATCGCCCGGCGCGCAAGCCGCGCCACAAGTAG
- a CDS encoding MFS transporter has translation MNPAARRVQRIYLTLLLGNTLAASFIWGINTLFLLDAGLTNFEAFAANAFFTAGMVVFEIPTGVVADTVGRKASYLLGTVTLSVTTALYWMLWLWHAPFVWWALVSVLLGLGFTFFSGAVDAWLVDALAATEYTGSLEAVFGRGLVVTGIAMFAGSVLGGVIAQATNLGVPFLLRAGVLVVMFVFAAVVMKDIGFTPDRSMGPLKATRNVLVQSIDHGLRKRSVRYVILSAPFASGVGIYAFYALQPYLLELYGDPTAYSVAGLAAAILSLAQVAGGVLAPRIRGLFARRTTTVIGASLCSVVVLVVLGITSLFWLAVVFLVVWGFVFAVAGPVRQAYLNDMIPSKQRATVLSFDSLFGSLGGVFIQPALGRAADAWGYGTSLVIGGAVELIGIPILYLSRRQRDPADTDAVRGEAETR, from the coding sequence ATGAACCCGGCGGCACGGCGAGTGCAGAGGATCTACCTGACCCTGCTGCTCGGCAACACGCTGGCCGCGTCCTTCATCTGGGGCATCAACACGCTGTTCCTGCTGGACGCCGGGCTGACCAACTTCGAGGCGTTCGCTGCGAACGCGTTCTTCACCGCTGGGATGGTGGTCTTCGAGATCCCGACCGGCGTCGTCGCCGACACCGTCGGCAGGAAGGCGTCGTATCTGCTCGGCACGGTCACGCTGTCGGTGACCACCGCGCTGTACTGGATGCTCTGGCTCTGGCACGCCCCGTTCGTCTGGTGGGCGCTCGTGTCCGTGCTGCTCGGGCTCGGCTTCACCTTCTTCTCCGGCGCCGTCGACGCCTGGCTGGTGGACGCGCTGGCCGCCACCGAGTACACCGGGAGTCTCGAGGCGGTGTTCGGGCGCGGGCTGGTGGTGACCGGCATCGCGATGTTCGCGGGCTCCGTGCTCGGCGGGGTGATCGCCCAGGCGACGAACCTGGGGGTGCCGTTCCTGCTGCGGGCGGGGGTCCTGGTGGTGATGTTCGTGTTCGCGGCGGTGGTGATGAAGGACATCGGGTTCACGCCGGACAGGTCGATGGGGCCGCTCAAGGCGACGAGGAACGTGCTCGTCCAGTCCATCGACCACGGGCTGCGGAAGCGCTCGGTGCGCTACGTGATCCTGTCTGCACCGTTCGCATCCGGGGTCGGCATCTACGCCTTCTATGCGCTGCAGCCGTACCTGCTGGAGCTGTACGGGGATCCGACCGCGTACTCGGTGGCCGGGCTGGCGGCGGCGATCCTGTCGCTGGCGCAGGTGGCGGGCGGCGTGCTCGCCCCGCGCATCCGGGGGCTGTTCGCGCGGCGGACCACCACAGTGATCGGCGCGTCGCTGTGCAGCGTGGTGGTGCTGGTGGTGCTCGGGATCACGAGCCTGTTCTGGCTGGCGGTGGTGTTCCTGGTGGTGTGGGGGTTCGTGTTCGCGGTGGCGGGGCCGGTGCGGCAGGCCTACCTGAACGACATGATCCCGTCGAAGCAGCGGGCGACGGTGCTCTCGTTCGACTCGCTGTTCGGCAGCCTCGGCGGGGTGTTCATCCAGCCGGCGCTCGGGCGCGCGGCCGACGCCTGGGGGTACGGGACGTCCCTGGTGATCGGTGGGGCGGTGGAGCTGATCGGGATCCCGATCCTGTACCTGAGCAGGCGGCAGCGCGATCCGGCGGACACGGACGCGGTGCGCGGTGAGGCCGAAACGCGGTGA